The following are encoded in a window of Kitasatospora fiedleri genomic DNA:
- a CDS encoding deoxynucleotide monophosphate kinase family protein: MHIGIIGRARVGKDTAGAWLVENRGYARVAFADVLKEAALKIDPQIIPDPWPLHPGPVRLRQIVDGMGWERAKGYPEARRFLQELGASIRAVDPEFWIRAALQRVDEIGERTGCPTVITDVRYPNEVAALRDRGFHLLYIDRPGIPHLTHESEGALGPEDADYTVMNVGSVTDLESAVQLFHRHVYDAESARQYGRSHE, from the coding sequence GTGCACATCGGGATCATTGGCCGGGCGCGCGTCGGCAAGGACACGGCCGGCGCGTGGCTCGTGGAGAACCGCGGGTACGCGCGGGTGGCGTTCGCGGACGTGCTGAAGGAAGCGGCGCTGAAGATCGATCCGCAGATCATCCCCGACCCGTGGCCTCTGCACCCGGGACCTGTTCGGCTGAGGCAGATCGTGGACGGGATGGGGTGGGAGCGGGCCAAGGGGTACCCCGAAGCCCGCCGCTTCCTCCAGGAACTCGGCGCTTCCATCCGCGCCGTCGACCCCGAGTTCTGGATTCGCGCCGCGCTTCAGCGCGTGGACGAGATCGGCGAGCGCACCGGCTGCCCCACCGTCATCACCGACGTGCGCTACCCCAACGAAGTGGCGGCCCTGCGTGATCGGGGCTTCCACCTCCTCTACATCGACCGGCCCGGGATACCGCACCTGACGCACGAGTCGGAGGGCGCTCTCGGGCCGGAGGACGCGGACTACACGGTCATGAACGTCGGGTCCGTGACCGACCTGGAGTCCGCGGTCCAGCTCTTCCACAGGCACGTCTACGACGCCGAATCCGCCCGCCAGTACGGGCGCTCCCACGAGTAA